In the genome of Actinomadura graeca, one region contains:
- a CDS encoding ribonuclease HII, whose protein sequence is MAGYEIEDELRAALAADGAPVRIAGVDEVGRGAWAGPVVVCAAVTDLSPPPVLEGRGKRTIGLTDSKLLTEAHRESFAEMLSGWLAAHAVGASSPEEIDELGMTEALRRATVRALEALPVPPDIVILDGKHDFLRSPWRVRCEIKADQRSVTVAAASVLAKVHRDRLMASLDGECPGYGFAESAGYPSPVHQRALEESGPTPHHRLSWSYLDDLPRWRHLKKHRDPLAGEGQLSLL, encoded by the coding sequence ATCGCCGGTTACGAGATCGAGGACGAACTACGCGCCGCACTCGCCGCGGATGGCGCCCCTGTGCGTATCGCGGGTGTCGACGAGGTCGGCCGCGGCGCCTGGGCGGGGCCCGTCGTCGTCTGCGCTGCGGTGACCGATCTGAGCCCGCCGCCCGTCCTGGAGGGCCGCGGCAAAAGGACCATCGGGCTGACGGACTCCAAACTGCTCACCGAGGCGCACCGCGAGTCGTTCGCCGAGATGCTGTCCGGATGGCTCGCCGCGCACGCCGTCGGCGCGTCCTCCCCCGAGGAGATCGACGAGCTGGGCATGACCGAGGCTCTGCGCCGGGCCACGGTGCGCGCGCTGGAGGCGCTGCCCGTCCCGCCCGACATCGTGATCCTGGACGGCAAGCACGACTTCCTGCGCAGCCCCTGGCGGGTGCGCTGCGAGATCAAGGCCGACCAGCGGTCGGTCACCGTCGCGGCCGCGTCGGTCTTGGCGAAGGTCCACCGCGACCGGCTCATGGCCTCCCTGGACGGGGAGTGCCCGGGATACGGGTTCGCCGAGAGCGCCGGGTACCCGTCGCCCGTCCATCAGCGGGCCCTTGAGGAGTCCGGCCCCACACCCCACCACAGGCTGTCCTGGTCCTACCTGGACGACCTGCCACGCTGGCGCCACTTGAAGAAGCACCGCGACCCCCTCGCCGGAGAAGGTCAGCTCAGCCTCCTGTGA
- a CDS encoding winged helix DNA-binding domain-containing protein, producing the protein MASVTWPQVLAWRMRRQYVEPLGDASALDITRRLAGVQAQVASSAELAVAVRQAAPDPGDVPRALFDDRTLVKTWTMRGTLHLMPADELGAYLVLCSAVRNWEKGSWQKNFGATPSDLEAIAGAAAGALAKGTALTRGELTAAVVDETGSGHLAEVLGSGWGVLLKPLAWWGVLCYGPPRGTNVTFTAPETWLPGWKGLPPVDEAARTVVHAYLGAHGPATPDMFDNWLMRKGNRKKDVKAWFAAATDGLATLDVEGEPMYVLEGHRDELLDTEPTSSVRLLGAFDQYVLGAGTSAAYLVPPGRRGEVSRAAGWISPVVLYGGRVAGVWDAKDGDVTVTAFEDIPAEPLEEAKARIRPLLP; encoded by the coding sequence ATGGCTTCGGTGACATGGCCGCAGGTGCTGGCCTGGAGGATGCGGCGTCAGTACGTGGAACCGCTGGGGGACGCCTCCGCGCTGGACATCACGCGGCGCCTGGCCGGTGTGCAGGCACAGGTGGCGTCTTCGGCGGAACTCGCCGTCGCGGTACGGCAGGCCGCACCTGATCCAGGTGATGTGCCGCGAGCCCTCTTCGACGATCGGACGCTGGTCAAGACCTGGACGATGCGTGGCACCCTCCACTTGATGCCCGCGGACGAGCTCGGCGCCTACCTCGTCCTCTGCTCGGCGGTCCGCAACTGGGAGAAGGGCAGCTGGCAGAAGAACTTCGGTGCCACGCCGTCCGACCTGGAGGCGATCGCCGGGGCCGCCGCCGGTGCCTTGGCGAAGGGCACCGCGCTCACACGTGGGGAGCTCACCGCCGCCGTAGTGGACGAGACGGGCTCGGGACACCTCGCCGAGGTGCTCGGTTCCGGCTGGGGGGTCCTCCTCAAGCCGCTGGCCTGGTGGGGCGTGCTCTGCTACGGGCCGCCCCGGGGCACCAATGTCACCTTCACCGCCCCAGAGACGTGGCTTCCCGGCTGGAAGGGGCTTCCCCCGGTGGACGAGGCCGCCCGGACGGTCGTCCACGCCTATCTCGGCGCGCACGGGCCCGCGACGCCCGACATGTTCGACAACTGGCTGATGCGCAAGGGCAACCGGAAGAAGGACGTCAAAGCATGGTTCGCCGCAGCCACGGACGGCCTGGCGACCCTCGATGTCGAGGGCGAACCCATGTACGTGTTGGAAGGGCACAGGGACGAACTGCTCGATACGGAGCCGACCTCATCGGTCCGGCTGCTCGGAGCCTTCGACCAGTACGTCCTGGGGGCGGGCACGAGCGCCGCCTACCTCGTCCCGCCCGGACGCCGGGGCGAGGTGAGCCGCGCGGCCGGGTGGATCTCCCCGGTCGTCCTGTATGGAGGGCGCGTCGCCGGTGTCTGGGACGCGAAGGACGGTGATGTGACCGTGACGGCGTTCGAGGACATTCCCGCCGAGCCGCTTGAGGAGGCGAAGGCACGTATCAGGCCGCTCTTGCCCTGA
- a CDS encoding SDR family NAD(P)-dependent oxidoreductase: MEATVELEGRVALVTGGSRGIGAATARALAERGADVAIGYTASAGKAEEVVRDIEDTGRRAAAYQADQADPAQVAKLVARVVEDFGRLDVLVNNAGVITHEVLGEDGTGTGALERMYDVNLGGVVAAVRSAAPVLAQGGRIITIGSNLSARTGFPGMADYAATKAAVIGYSKGAARDLAPRGITVNVIRSGSVATDMNPEDGPSADAQRAANAMGRFGRPEEIAAGVVFLAGPSASFVTGAVLDIDGGYLA, encoded by the coding sequence ATGGAGGCGACGGTGGAGCTCGAAGGCAGGGTCGCGCTGGTGACCGGTGGATCGCGGGGGATCGGAGCGGCGACGGCGCGCGCGCTCGCCGAACGCGGTGCGGACGTGGCGATCGGATACACCGCGTCCGCCGGCAAGGCGGAGGAGGTCGTCCGAGACATCGAGGACACCGGGCGCAGAGCGGCCGCCTATCAGGCCGACCAGGCCGATCCCGCACAGGTGGCGAAACTGGTGGCCAGGGTCGTGGAGGACTTCGGGCGGCTTGACGTGCTGGTGAACAACGCAGGGGTCATCACGCACGAGGTCCTCGGAGAGGACGGGACAGGCACGGGCGCACTGGAGCGCATGTACGACGTGAACCTGGGCGGTGTGGTGGCGGCGGTCCGGTCGGCGGCGCCTGTCCTCGCGCAGGGAGGAAGGATCATCACGATCGGATCGAACCTGTCGGCGCGGACGGGCTTCCCCGGCATGGCCGACTACGCGGCCACCAAGGCGGCCGTCATCGGATACAGCAAGGGTGCCGCACGTGACCTCGCACCGCGGGGCATCACCGTGAACGTCATCAGGTCGGGCTCTGTGGCGACGGACATGAACCCCGAGGACGGGCCGTCCGCGGACGCGCAGCGGGCGGCGAACGCGATGGGACGGTTCGGCCGCCCCGAGGAGATCGCGGCCGGAGTGGTCTTCCTGGCGGGACCCAGTGCCTCCTTCGTGACCGGCGCCGTCCTCGACATCGACGGCGGCTATCTAGCCTGA
- a CDS encoding endonuclease, whose protein sequence is MDAVVKKLLRESGKTVAEEAGVPLKDQPAALFKLLVVANLLSARISSEIALSAARELFDAGGGTPRGMRGLTWQERVDALGRGHYVRYDESTATRLGETAELVQDKYQGDLRKLATAAGHDPKKAAGLLREFPGIGPTGVDIFCREAQAVWPWLRPYIDSQAKKGAEKLGLPQDPDKLAAQVPGKDLARLTAALVRVARDKELAATVKAA, encoded by the coding sequence ATGGACGCCGTTGTGAAGAAGCTGCTGCGGGAGTCGGGCAAGACGGTCGCCGAGGAGGCCGGCGTGCCGCTCAAGGACCAGCCCGCCGCACTGTTCAAGCTCCTCGTCGTGGCCAACCTGCTGAGCGCCCGCATCTCCTCGGAGATCGCCCTGTCCGCCGCACGGGAACTGTTCGATGCCGGTGGCGGGACACCACGCGGCATGCGGGGGCTGACATGGCAGGAACGGGTCGACGCCCTGGGTAGGGGCCACTACGTCCGCTACGACGAGAGCACCGCGACACGGCTCGGCGAGACCGCGGAACTGGTCCAGGACAAGTACCAAGGCGATCTGCGCAAGCTGGCCACCGCGGCGGGCCACGACCCGAAGAAGGCCGCCGGGCTGCTCCGGGAGTTCCCCGGGATCGGCCCCACAGGCGTGGACATCTTCTGCCGGGAGGCGCAGGCCGTGTGGCCCTGGCTGCGGCCCTACATCGACTCCCAGGCCAAGAAGGGCGCCGAGAAACTCGGCCTCCCCCAGGACCCCGACAAGCTGGCCGCGCAAGTCCCGGGCAAGGATCTGGCCCGCCTGACAGCCGCCCTGGTCCGGGTGGCCCGCGACAAGGAACTGGCCGCCACAGTCAAGGCCGCCTGA
- a CDS encoding 5-oxoprolinase subunit B family protein: MRIRRAGDAALLVETDGLDAAHRLDAALREADLPGVVDVVPGERTVLVVADPSADLDRLAAQLPGLPLPEDAGGGAPPAEIPVVYDGADLDEVARLTGLSREEVVVKHSAATYTVAYLGFSPGFGYLTGLDPALHVARRESPRTAVPEGSVAIAGPYTAVYPSRSPGGWRLLGRSGLALWDVTRDPPSLLRPGMRVRFLREESL, translated from the coding sequence GTGAGGATCCGGCGGGCCGGGGACGCGGCGCTGCTCGTCGAGACGGACGGGCTGGACGCCGCGCACCGGCTGGACGCCGCGCTGCGGGAGGCGGACCTGCCCGGTGTCGTGGACGTCGTGCCGGGCGAACGGACCGTCCTGGTGGTCGCCGACCCGTCCGCCGACCTCGACCGGCTGGCCGCCCAGTTGCCGGGACTGCCGCTGCCGGAGGACGCCGGCGGGGGCGCCCCACCGGCGGAGATCCCCGTCGTCTATGACGGTGCGGACCTGGATGAGGTCGCGCGGCTCACCGGCCTGTCCCGGGAGGAGGTCGTCGTGAAGCACTCCGCGGCGACCTACACGGTCGCCTACCTGGGTTTCTCTCCAGGTTTCGGCTATCTCACCGGTCTCGACCCCGCCCTGCACGTGGCGCGCCGCGAGTCACCCCGCACGGCGGTCCCGGAGGGGTCGGTGGCGATAGCGGGACCGTACACGGCGGTCTATCCGTCGCGCTCTCCGGGAGGCTGGCGGCTGCTCGGGCGCAGCGGGCTGGCGCTGTGGGACGTGACCCGCGACCCGCCGTCGCTGCTGCGCCCCGGGATGCGGGTCCGGTTCCTCCGGGAGGAGTCCCTTTGA
- a CDS encoding TetR/AcrR family transcriptional regulator, with protein sequence MTGRPRGFDVDERLDRALEVFWRQGYEGTAMSDLTEAMGINRPSLYAAYGNKESLFRKSLDRYLEGPAAYVTTALAEPTSRAVVEALLYGAIRVVTGGPNGCLVVQGALATGAQNAHVQEEIAARRRSGEAELAARFERARAEGDLPPDADCAALARYVWSISYGLSVQAAGGVSRGDLNRVAALALSTWPPTETYAHAPGRAE encoded by the coding sequence ATGACCGGACGGCCCCGCGGGTTCGACGTGGACGAGCGCCTCGACCGCGCCCTTGAGGTCTTCTGGCGGCAGGGCTACGAGGGGACCGCGATGTCGGACCTGACCGAGGCGATGGGCATCAACCGGCCGAGCCTGTACGCCGCCTACGGCAATAAGGAGTCCCTCTTCCGCAAGTCACTGGACCGCTACCTGGAGGGCCCCGCAGCCTACGTCACCACCGCCCTCGCGGAGCCCACCTCCCGCGCCGTGGTCGAAGCACTCCTTTACGGCGCGATCAGGGTCGTCACCGGCGGGCCGAACGGTTGCCTCGTAGTCCAGGGCGCGCTCGCGACCGGCGCGCAGAACGCCCACGTGCAGGAGGAGATCGCCGCCCGCCGCCGCTCGGGCGAAGCCGAGCTGGCCGCGCGCTTCGAACGTGCCCGCGCCGAAGGGGACCTGCCCCCGGACGCCGACTGCGCCGCCCTGGCCCGCTACGTCTGGTCGATCTCCTACGGTCTCTCCGTCCAGGCCGCCGGAGGCGTCTCCCGCGGCGACCTGAACCGGGTGGCGGCCCTCGCCCTCTCCACCTGGCCCCCGACGGAGACATACGCCCACGCACCTGGGCGGGCCGAGTAG
- a CDS encoding AAA family ATPase has translation MALFGRFRSRRAKGAAARDLFERLRWRYFQVPPGLRFLGGLLLVALVIAAMTVVNGPILGSAAFAVILLIVVHLTLRSPSGMAVIAVVTSWLVVSVPLGRLYPDQGHPSYLSPALLLALLALPVAFIAFRLRGYVPWRTAVLALGAAGVATAAVVHPWPDGNVAPGWAAALAVLTYRWDQARRSVPAEAYETGWVQEQASPKGDGVPAPRKNPPGVDKSDRPDRRSGGGGSADRPGSAQYTDAAIPAPIPEQRTTAQAADAAQVPEPAGSSEDMPSLSVAEALDELEGMIGLEPVKRQVRSIAASIEAAHMRAAAGVPTEKPMRHFVFVGPPGTGKTTVARVLAKIFYAFGLLPEPAVVEAQRADLVGEFLGATAIKTNRLIDSALGGMLFIDEAYGLVNSAEGQPDRFGDEAVQTLLKRAEDDRDNLVVILAGYDTQMEEFLGSNPGLASRFGTRVHFPSYQPAELLQIAEYHTGLREDRLDAGARERLAARFEEVERRGIVDELGNGRFVRALTEAAARARDVRVVEAVASSGEPAPPTADDLVTLRAEDVEAAFAEVTERYRGYVETPTLDEALSSLDAMIGLEPVKRQVREIAAQVQVARMRQDQGLVTRPPTRHFVFAGPPGTGKTTVARVLGRIFAAFGLLARPEVVEAQRADLVGEHLGATALKTNKVIDSALGGVLFVDEAYALSNPGYSGGDPFGAEAVQTLLKRAEDDRDRLVVVLAGYEADMDRFLSSNPGLASRFDVRVDFPSYGPDELLRIAQLIAEQGGDQWEERALDDLALVFQRACGTGRIDELGNGRFARSIYEKACACRALRAAELGSAATAADLTLLTTDDVRDAFAELAHRLA, from the coding sequence ATGGCTCTGTTTGGCAGGTTCCGCTCCCGCCGGGCGAAGGGCGCCGCGGCACGGGATCTATTCGAGCGCCTGCGGTGGCGCTACTTCCAGGTACCCCCGGGACTGCGTTTCCTGGGGGGCCTGTTGCTCGTCGCCCTGGTGATCGCGGCGATGACCGTGGTGAACGGCCCGATCCTCGGCAGCGCGGCCTTCGCGGTCATCCTGCTCATCGTCGTGCACCTGACGCTGCGGTCGCCGAGCGGCATGGCGGTCATCGCGGTGGTGACGTCCTGGCTGGTGGTGTCGGTCCCGCTGGGTCGGCTCTACCCGGACCAAGGTCACCCCTCCTATCTGAGTCCCGCGCTGCTTCTGGCGCTGCTCGCTCTGCCCGTCGCGTTCATTGCCTTTCGCCTGCGCGGGTACGTTCCATGGCGCACCGCTGTGCTCGCGCTAGGCGCGGCCGGTGTCGCCACGGCCGCCGTCGTGCATCCCTGGCCCGATGGGAACGTCGCGCCGGGGTGGGCTGCGGCGCTTGCCGTCCTCACCTACCGGTGGGACCAGGCCCGGCGTTCGGTGCCCGCCGAGGCATACGAGACGGGCTGGGTGCAGGAGCAGGCCAGCCCCAAAGGGGACGGCGTGCCGGCTCCACGCAAGAACCCCCCTGGAGTGGACAAGAGCGATCGGCCCGACCGGCGGAGTGGGGGCGGCGGCTCCGCCGACAGGCCCGGCTCTGCGCAGTACACCGACGCGGCCATTCCCGCGCCCATCCCGGAGCAGCGCACCACCGCGCAGGCCGCTGATGCGGCCCAGGTGCCCGAGCCCGCGGGGTCGTCCGAGGACATGCCGTCCCTCTCGGTCGCCGAAGCCCTGGACGAGCTGGAGGGCATGATCGGGCTGGAGCCCGTCAAGCGCCAGGTGCGGTCCATCGCCGCGTCGATCGAGGCCGCGCACATGCGTGCCGCTGCGGGGGTGCCGACCGAGAAGCCCATGCGGCACTTCGTGTTCGTCGGGCCGCCCGGGACGGGCAAGACCACCGTCGCGCGCGTCCTGGCGAAGATCTTCTACGCGTTCGGCCTGCTGCCGGAGCCGGCGGTGGTGGAGGCCCAGCGGGCCGACCTGGTCGGCGAGTTCCTCGGTGCCACCGCCATCAAGACCAACCGGCTCATCGACTCCGCCCTCGGCGGGATGCTGTTCATCGACGAGGCGTACGGGTTGGTGAACTCCGCGGAAGGACAGCCCGACCGCTTCGGTGACGAGGCGGTGCAGACGCTGCTCAAGCGCGCCGAAGACGACCGGGACAACCTTGTGGTGATCCTCGCCGGATACGACACGCAGATGGAGGAGTTCCTGGGCTCCAACCCCGGGCTGGCCTCACGGTTCGGCACGCGCGTGCACTTTCCGTCCTATCAGCCTGCCGAGCTCTTGCAGATCGCCGAGTACCACACCGGGCTGCGTGAGGACCGGCTGGACGCCGGTGCCCGCGAACGGCTTGCGGCCCGTTTCGAGGAGGTGGAACGGCGGGGGATCGTCGACGAGCTGGGAAACGGCAGGTTCGTCCGGGCTTTGACCGAGGCCGCGGCGCGCGCGCGGGACGTGCGGGTTGTGGAAGCCGTCGCGTCGTCCGGTGAACCGGCCCCGCCTACCGCCGACGATCTCGTCACCTTGCGCGCCGAGGACGTCGAGGCCGCCTTCGCCGAGGTCACCGAGCGCTACCGCGGCTACGTCGAGACCCCCACCCTGGACGAGGCGCTCAGCTCCCTTGACGCGATGATCGGCCTGGAGCCGGTGAAGCGGCAGGTCCGTGAGATCGCCGCCCAGGTCCAGGTCGCCCGGATGCGCCAGGACCAGGGGCTGGTGACACGCCCCCCGACCCGGCACTTCGTGTTCGCCGGGCCACCGGGCACAGGCAAGACCACGGTCGCGCGGGTGCTCGGCCGCATCTTCGCCGCGTTCGGGCTCCTCGCCCGCCCCGAGGTGGTCGAGGCCCAGCGCGCCGACCTCGTCGGCGAGCACCTCGGGGCGACCGCGCTGAAGACGAACAAGGTGATCGACTCGGCGCTCGGCGGCGTCCTGTTCGTGGACGAGGCGTACGCGCTGAGCAACCCGGGCTACTCGGGTGGCGACCCGTTCGGCGCGGAGGCGGTGCAGACCCTGCTCAAACGCGCGGAGGACGACCGCGACCGCCTCGTCGTCGTGCTGGCCGGGTACGAGGCCGACATGGACCGTTTCCTTTCGTCCAACCCTGGGCTGGCCTCCCGCTTCGACGTGCGCGTGGATTTCCCCTCTTACGGGCCGGACGAGCTGCTCCGCATCGCGCAGCTCATCGCCGAGCAGGGCGGCGACCAGTGGGAGGAACGCGCCCTCGACGACCTCGCGCTGGTGTTCCAGCGCGCATGCGGAACGGGCCGGATCGATGAACTCGGTAACGGGCGCTTCGCCCGATCCATCTACGAGAAGGCGTGCGCGTGCCGTGCGCTACGGGCAGCCGAGCTCGGCTCCGCCGCGACCGCCGCGGACCTTACTCTGCTCACCACGGACGACGTCCGGGACGCCTTCGCCGAACTGGCGCACCGCCTCGCGTAG
- a CDS encoding biotin-dependent carboxyltransferase family protein: protein MIEVVRTGPLATVQDLGRPGHAHLGVPRSGAADEKALRLANRLVANPEDAAGVEFTLGGSVLRFHARAWIAVTGAPVPLRIDGRAFATNAPCHVRSGAVVELGTPPAGLRTYLAVRGGIAVGEVLGSRSTDLLSGLGPAPLTPGDRLPVGPVQDLGDMTVDIAPAPPLPETPVLRVLPGPRDDWFRPDALTVLTSNPYTVTQDSNRVGVRLDGPPLARRREGELSSEGMVIGSLQVPPSGLPIIFLADHPTTGGYPVIAVLTTASLSDAAQLRPGQEIRFLL, encoded by the coding sequence TTGATCGAGGTCGTGCGGACCGGGCCACTGGCGACCGTGCAGGACCTCGGCAGACCAGGGCACGCCCACCTGGGGGTGCCGCGTTCCGGAGCCGCGGACGAGAAGGCCCTGCGGCTGGCGAACCGGCTCGTCGCCAATCCGGAAGACGCAGCGGGCGTGGAGTTCACCCTCGGTGGGAGCGTGCTGCGCTTCCACGCGCGCGCTTGGATCGCCGTCACGGGCGCACCGGTGCCTCTTCGCATCGATGGCCGCGCGTTCGCGACGAACGCTCCATGCCATGTCCGCTCCGGCGCGGTGGTCGAGCTGGGCACGCCTCCTGCTGGACTGCGCACCTACCTGGCCGTCCGCGGCGGCATCGCGGTCGGTGAAGTCCTTGGCAGCCGCTCCACCGACCTGCTGTCGGGCCTGGGGCCCGCGCCTCTCACGCCCGGAGACCGGCTGCCCGTCGGCCCCGTCCAGGATCTGGGTGACATGACCGTGGACATCGCCCCCGCACCACCCCTCCCTGAGACACCTGTGCTGCGCGTCCTGCCCGGCCCACGCGACGACTGGTTCCGTCCAGATGCGCTGACCGTGCTCACCTCCAACCCGTACACGGTCACACAGGACAGCAACCGCGTTGGCGTCCGCCTGGACGGGCCGCCTCTCGCCCGCAGGCGTGAAGGTGAGCTCAGCAGCGAGGGCATGGTCATCGGCTCCCTGCAGGTGCCACCGAGCGGGCTGCCCATCATCTTCCTGGCCGACCATCCGACGACCGGCGGCTATCCCGTCATCGCGGTGCTCACCACCGCTTCCCTGTCCGACGCGGCACAGTTGCGTCCCGGCCAGGAGATCCGATTTCTTCTGTAA
- a CDS encoding nitroreductase family protein encodes MTTQRQYPVVPAPHFDVPGDMAIERAQAFADSMTLRRTVRDFSRRPVPQEVLDHAIRAAATAPSGANLQPWRFVVVADPERKRRLREAAEQEEREFYERRASQEWLEALAPLGTDWRKPFLEDAPAVIVVFEVHKGPETPRPYYVKESVGIAVGFLLAGLHQAGLATLTHTPSPMRFLNEVCERPPEERAYVVIPVGYPADDAMVPDITRKPIDEVVVRM; translated from the coding sequence ATGACCACTCAGCGGCAGTATCCCGTCGTGCCCGCTCCCCATTTCGACGTGCCGGGCGACATGGCGATCGAGCGTGCGCAGGCGTTCGCCGACTCGATGACGTTGCGCCGCACCGTGCGTGACTTCTCACGCCGGCCGGTGCCGCAGGAGGTCCTGGACCATGCGATCCGCGCGGCGGCGACCGCGCCCAGCGGCGCGAACCTGCAGCCGTGGCGGTTCGTCGTCGTGGCCGACCCTGAGCGTAAGCGGCGGTTGCGCGAGGCCGCCGAACAGGAGGAGCGAGAGTTCTACGAGCGGCGCGCCTCGCAGGAATGGCTGGAGGCTCTGGCGCCCTTGGGAACCGACTGGCGCAAGCCGTTCCTGGAGGATGCACCGGCTGTCATCGTCGTCTTCGAGGTGCACAAGGGACCGGAGACTCCACGGCCGTACTACGTGAAGGAGTCCGTTGGCATCGCCGTCGGGTTCCTCTTGGCCGGGTTGCACCAGGCGGGTTTGGCCACCTTGACGCACACTCCGAGCCCCATGCGCTTCTTGAACGAGGTCTGTGAGCGGCCCCCTGAGGAGCGTGCCTACGTCGTGATCCCCGTCGGCTATCCGGCGGACGACGCGATGGTGCCCGACATCACCCGCAAGCCGATCGACGAGGTCGTCGTCAGGATGTGA